From a single Oceanobacillus kimchii X50 genomic region:
- a CDS encoding Mrp/NBP35 family ATP-binding protein, whose amino-acid sequence MLTKERVVELLSSVKDPFLHITLEETGGIKSVTVKEDKKHISVKIGISKTNTAEQMELQQEIVGILKRDGANTVGLRFEALPDEVIQKYQPAAEKAKEATLMGGNSNTKFIAVASGKGGVGKSTVTVNLAVSLMRLGKKVGIIDADIYGFSVPDMMGVEKRPVVRGEKIIPVERFGVKVISMGFFVEDNSPIIWRGPMLGKMINSFFSEVEWGELDYLLLDLPPGTGDIAMDVHELLPTCKEVIVTTPHPTAAFVAARAGQMALKTDHEILGVVENMAYFESKTTGEKEYVFGKGGGKKLADVLKTKVLGQLPLQQPYEEEDVFAPSVYQEDHPIGKEYHKIAAKVIAKMEE is encoded by the coding sequence ATGCTAACAAAAGAGAGGGTTGTAGAGCTATTAAGCTCTGTTAAAGATCCTTTTTTACATATAACATTGGAAGAAACTGGGGGAATTAAGTCAGTTACGGTTAAGGAAGACAAGAAACATATCAGCGTGAAGATTGGTATTTCCAAGACTAATACAGCAGAACAAATGGAATTACAACAAGAAATCGTTGGTATCTTGAAGCGTGATGGGGCAAATACAGTAGGGCTTCGATTTGAAGCACTTCCAGATGAAGTTATTCAAAAATATCAACCTGCAGCAGAGAAAGCGAAAGAAGCTACTCTCATGGGTGGTAATTCAAATACAAAATTTATCGCAGTAGCGAGTGGTAAAGGTGGCGTAGGTAAGTCTACGGTAACCGTAAACTTAGCAGTATCTTTAATGCGATTAGGTAAAAAAGTTGGAATTATTGATGCCGATATCTATGGGTTTAGTGTTCCTGATATGATGGGTGTGGAGAAAAGACCTGTTGTACGAGGGGAAAAAATTATTCCCGTAGAACGTTTTGGAGTAAAAGTAATTTCCATGGGCTTCTTTGTAGAAGATAACTCACCGATTATTTGGCGAGGCCCAATGCTTGGTAAAATGATTAATAGTTTCTTCTCTGAGGTAGAATGGGGAGAATTAGATTATCTGCTATTAGACTTACCTCCAGGTACAGGTGATATCGCAATGGATGTACATGAGTTATTACCTACGTGTAAAGAAGTAATTGTAACTACACCACATCCAACAGCTGCTTTTGTAGCAGCACGTGCTGGCCAAATGGCACTAAAAACAGACCATGAAATTCTTGGTGTGGTTGAGAATATGGCTTACTTTGAAAGTAAAACAACCGGAGAGAAAGAATATGTATTCGGTAAAGGTGGAGGCAAAAAACTTGCTGACGTATTAAAAACAAAAGTATTAGGACAACTACCTCTACAACAACCTTATGAAGAAGAGGATGTTTTTGCACCTTCTGTGTATCAAGAAGATCATCCAATTGGAAAAGAATATCATAAGATAGCAGCTAAAGTAATTGCCAAGATGGAAGAATAA
- a CDS encoding DUF948 domain-containing protein, with product MIWIGIGLIIIGIAFLGIAGALFKPLMKLADLFQSVQKTTDQLPETVETITSQATDVLGTGIDTLQQVNQQIKELSPIFHLIGDAGRATNRLTSSVLKTADGLQEKTEEANAMIGSKNLQGIYGLATIGYFLATRNK from the coding sequence ATGATATGGATAGGAATTGGCCTTATAATTATTGGTATAGCATTTTTAGGAATTGCTGGAGCACTATTTAAGCCATTAATGAAACTAGCTGATTTATTCCAAAGCGTCCAAAAAACGACAGACCAATTACCGGAAACAGTAGAGACTATTACGTCTCAAGCTACAGACGTTCTTGGAACCGGAATCGACACATTACAGCAAGTAAATCAACAAATTAAAGAACTATCACCCATCTTTCATTTAATAGGAGATGCTGGTCGTGCGACCAATCGATTAACTTCTTCTGTATTAAAAACCGCCGATGGACTTCAAGAAAAAACAGAAGAAGCGAACGCAATGATTGGGAGTAAAAACTTACAAGGCATTTATGGCCTAGCAACCATTGGTTATTTCCTAGCGACACGAAATAAATAA
- a CDS encoding DUF948 domain-containing protein, with protein sequence MTLIGIGVIIIGVAAIILAIFIGHTLNNLASVLSGVDKTVQKLPEQLDGIFKETGDMIHESNQTLADVNDKLQQLSPLFYMVGDVGNATRKFSSSLVDVTDSVKARTEAGRDIADKNNLGGLYGSFALGYYWLKKRREMKREERDYTNE encoded by the coding sequence ATGACGTTAATCGGCATAGGTGTCATTATTATTGGAGTAGCGGCTATTATTTTGGCTATTTTTATCGGACATACGTTAAATAACTTGGCTAGTGTATTAAGTGGAGTAGATAAAACGGTTCAAAAATTGCCGGAACAATTGGACGGGATTTTTAAAGAAACAGGAGATATGATTCATGAAAGTAATCAAACATTGGCAGATGTTAATGATAAATTACAGCAATTGAGTCCCCTTTTCTATATGGTTGGAGATGTAGGAAATGCAACAAGAAAATTCTCCTCTTCTTTAGTAGATGTAACCGATTCTGTAAAAGCTCGTACAGAAGCAGGGAGAGATATTGCTGATAAGAATAATCTTGGTGGTTTGTATGGTAGCTTTGCATTAGGTTACTATTGGTTGAAAAAACGCAGAGAAATGAAGCGTGAGGAAAGAGATTACACCAATGAGTAA
- a CDS encoding DUF948 domain-containing protein, with protein MAVIYVGILFIAIAFAIVACYAAFALSRFSDTMRSLGRSMTELEKEMHYITPQLTESLQEADKLVDDISEKVKATDSVFDHVEDVGTSVQTMNQLYLQQKETLSEAELEKKLQPFITGITWSEAFMQVFKTYRTGKGSSMNDSSTVNTGREG; from the coding sequence ATGGCTGTCATTTATGTTGGAATTTTGTTCATCGCTATCGCATTTGCAATTGTGGCCTGTTATGCGGCATTCGCATTAAGTCGTTTTTCAGATACAATGCGATCGCTAGGCAGATCGATGACGGAATTAGAAAAAGAAATGCATTATATTACACCTCAATTGACGGAATCACTGCAGGAAGCAGATAAATTGGTCGATGATATTAGTGAAAAAGTGAAAGCGACAGATAGTGTGTTTGATCACGTAGAAGATGTGGGTACTTCGGTACAAACGATGAACCAGTTATATCTACAACAAAAGGAAACACTGTCTGAAGCGGAATTAGAAAAGAAATTACAACCATTTATAACAGGAATCACGTGGAGCGAAGCGTTTATGCAAGTATTTAAAACGTATCGAACAGGAAAAGGATCGTCTATGAACGATTCTTCTACTGTAAATACAGGAAGAGAGGGATAA
- a CDS encoding KinB-signaling pathway activation protein — protein MNTRILVGFLWKTFWLGGLAGLIASFFVKPEQYLNYMQPFDGMEILGLIVFFLGLGLTFATISLTGFFAYLFVHRMGQSLFKGYWSTVQVGLIIFILFDIIYFPYRSADNVELYWFILLAAALLLIGWIVAKIKAKETNKKAFIPTLFFMVVFTTVEWVPGLMVDGTDYAWLMVVPLLVSNTYQILNLHRLNFQEKKPQVQGSNGQDKKSHNKKKKK, from the coding sequence TTGAATACACGAATCCTTGTAGGTTTTTTATGGAAAACATTTTGGCTAGGTGGACTGGCTGGATTAATTGCAAGTTTCTTTGTTAAACCAGAGCAATATTTAAACTATATGCAACCGTTTGATGGTATGGAAATTCTAGGACTTATCGTATTCTTTTTAGGTTTAGGGTTAACGTTTGCAACCATTAGTTTAACTGGTTTTTTCGCGTATTTATTTGTTCATCGAATGGGACAGAGTTTATTCAAAGGGTATTGGTCAACGGTACAAGTAGGTCTAATTATATTTATTCTTTTTGATATTATTTATTTTCCATATCGATCAGCGGATAATGTTGAGCTGTATTGGTTTATCCTATTAGCAGCGGCATTATTACTAATCGGTTGGATAGTTGCTAAGATTAAAGCCAAAGAAACAAATAAAAAAGCATTTATTCCAACGCTATTCTTTATGGTCGTATTTACGACAGTAGAATGGGTGCCAGGATTAATGGTAGATGGAACAGATTATGCATGGCTTATGGTGGTTCCATTACTCGTATCGAATACATACCAAATTTTGAATTTACATCGATTAAATTTTCAAGAGAAGAAGCCTCAAGTTCAAGGAAGTAATGGACAGGATAAAAAAAGTCACAATAAAAAAAAGAAAAAGTAA
- a CDS encoding GNAT family N-acetyltransferase, producing MLKKLSSQNDEIYQLSAFAFQYELTPERLEERKKEKRKEAVWGWMEDDRLAAKLHIVPLEVSVHGKPIKMGGISSVATWPEFRRKGIVRKLLQHALQEMKKEGQVLSYLHPFSIPFYRRFGWEITFDEKEYIIPMHHFKRDWQLDSGMIRRMQNNDVTSIVETIYEKYTKQFNGMLLRDLHWWEHKILSKEKLIAVSYDPQGEPDGYILYEVKKNILEVEELIHLTLASRQRLLHFISNHDSMAKEVKMVAAGHDALPLLLDDPRFEQKVSPYFMARIVDVSKFLQQYPFLAPMGDLTINLEIIDDFVESNSGTYRLESNNKQIYVEKKSKEATLSVSITIQQLASILLGYKRPIELMEIGLIQGEQQQIETLDRIIPQTKPYFADFF from the coding sequence TTGTTAAAAAAGCTATCTTCACAAAATGATGAAATCTATCAATTATCGGCATTTGCATTTCAGTATGAATTAACACCGGAAAGATTAGAAGAAAGAAAAAAGGAAAAACGAAAGGAAGCAGTATGGGGTTGGATGGAAGATGATCGTTTGGCAGCAAAGCTTCATATCGTTCCTTTAGAAGTCTCTGTACATGGTAAGCCAATTAAAATGGGAGGTATATCTTCAGTTGCTACGTGGCCAGAATTTCGTCGAAAAGGCATTGTGCGAAAATTACTTCAACATGCTTTGCAGGAAATGAAGAAGGAAGGACAAGTACTATCCTACTTACATCCATTCTCTATACCATTTTATCGTCGGTTTGGTTGGGAGATTACCTTTGATGAGAAGGAATACATTATTCCAATGCATCATTTTAAAAGAGATTGGCAGCTAGATAGTGGTATGATACGACGAATGCAGAATAATGATGTTACATCGATAGTAGAAACAATTTATGAAAAATATACAAAACAATTTAACGGAATGCTTCTGAGAGATCTCCACTGGTGGGAGCATAAAATTTTATCTAAAGAGAAGTTAATTGCCGTTAGCTATGATCCACAAGGCGAACCAGATGGATATATTCTGTATGAAGTTAAGAAAAATATACTAGAAGTAGAGGAACTCATACACCTTACGCTAGCGAGTAGACAACGTTTACTCCACTTTATTTCGAATCATGACTCTATGGCAAAAGAAGTAAAAATGGTTGCTGCTGGTCACGATGCACTGCCATTATTATTGGATGATCCACGTTTTGAACAAAAAGTCAGCCCGTATTTTATGGCAAGAATTGTCGATGTCTCTAAATTTCTACAGCAATATCCATTTTTAGCACCTATGGGAGATTTAACAATTAATTTGGAGATTATAGATGATTTTGTAGAATCAAATTCTGGCACGTATCGACTAGAAAGTAATAATAAACAGATCTATGTAGAAAAGAAGTCTAAAGAAGCAACTTTATCGGTTTCCATCACGATACAACAGTTAGCATCGATTTTATTAGGGTACAAACGTCCGATAGAGTTAATGGAGATAGGTCTAATCCAAGGAGAGCAACAACAAATTGAAACACTTGACCGCATAATTCCACAAACCAAACCATATTTTGCTGACTTTTTCTAA
- the gndA gene encoding NADP-dependent phosphogluconate dehydrogenase codes for MKQQIGVIGLAVMGKNIALNMESKGFSVAVFNRSYEKTENFLANEASGKNFVGAKTIEEFVDSLEKPRKIMLMVKAGPATDATIESLKPHLDKGDILIDGGNTLYEDTIRRNKELDESGIHFIGTGVSGGEEGALNGPSIMPGGQAEAYKLVAPIFEAISAKVDHDPCVTYIGPNGAGHFVKMVHNGIEYGDMQLIAEAYDLMKNVLGLDATELHNVFKDWNDGELDSYLIEITADIFTKVDEETGKPLVEVILDKAGQKGTGKWTSKNALDLGVPLPLITESVFARFISSLKDERVRASKELNGPTNVLLDESKEELIEAIRQALYMSKIVSYAQGFAQMRAASDEYDWNLSYGDIAMIWRGGCIIRAKFLQKIKDAYDRDAQLPNLMLDSYFKEIVEGYQSSLRKVVSLAVAHGIAVPTLSSAIAYYDSYRSEDLPANLIQAQRDYFGAHTYERKDKEGVFHSQWF; via the coding sequence ATGAAACAACAAATCGGAGTTATCGGCTTAGCCGTTATGGGAAAAAATATCGCACTTAACATGGAAAGCAAAGGTTTTTCCGTAGCAGTTTTTAATCGCTCTTACGAGAAGACAGAAAACTTCTTAGCAAATGAAGCAAGCGGAAAAAACTTTGTTGGTGCAAAAACAATCGAAGAATTTGTAGATTCTTTAGAAAAACCACGTAAAATCATGTTGATGGTAAAAGCTGGTCCAGCAACGGATGCTACCATTGAATCATTGAAGCCACATCTTGATAAAGGAGACATTCTTATCGATGGTGGAAATACATTATATGAAGATACAATTCGTCGTAATAAAGAATTAGATGAATCAGGTATTCATTTCATTGGTACAGGAGTATCTGGTGGAGAAGAGGGAGCGTTAAATGGTCCGTCGATTATGCCGGGTGGACAAGCAGAAGCATATAAATTAGTTGCTCCTATTTTTGAAGCTATTTCCGCAAAAGTTGATCATGATCCATGTGTAACATATATTGGACCAAATGGCGCGGGACACTTTGTGAAAATGGTTCATAATGGAATTGAATATGGAGATATGCAACTAATCGCAGAAGCATATGATTTAATGAAAAATGTTCTAGGACTAGATGCGACTGAGCTTCATAACGTATTCAAGGATTGGAATGATGGAGAATTAGACAGTTATCTGATTGAAATTACTGCAGATATCTTCACTAAAGTGGACGAAGAGACCGGGAAGCCACTGGTGGAAGTAATTCTAGATAAAGCAGGTCAAAAAGGGACTGGAAAATGGACAAGTAAGAATGCACTTGATTTAGGAGTGCCACTTCCGTTAATTACTGAGTCCGTGTTTGCACGTTTTATTTCTTCCTTAAAAGATGAACGTGTTCGTGCAAGCAAAGAATTAAATGGACCGACGAATGTATTATTAGATGAAAGTAAAGAGGAGCTTATTGAAGCAATCCGTCAAGCACTTTACATGAGTAAAATCGTATCTTATGCGCAAGGATTTGCTCAAATGCGAGCAGCTTCCGATGAGTATGATTGGAACTTGAGCTATGGTGATATCGCGATGATTTGGCGCGGAGGGTGTATTATTCGTGCGAAGTTCTTACAAAAGATCAAAGATGCCTATGACAGAGATGCTCAATTACCGAACTTAATGCTCGACTCTTATTTCAAGGAAATTGTAGAAGGTTACCAGTCTTCATTACGAAAAGTTGTATCCCTAGCGGTTGCGCATGGTATTGCGGTTCCAACGTTATCAAGTGCAATTGCGTACTATGATAGTTATCGCTCAGAAGATTTACCAGCAAATCTTATTCAAGCACAGCGTGACTACTTTGGTGCACATACGTATGAGCGAAAAGATAAAGAAGGTGTGTTCCACTCTCAGTGGTTTTAA
- the gerD gene encoding spore germination lipoprotein GerD — protein sequence MVRRHLCIVLLSLSFFILLTACGGGGGNSQNEGEYDTTKKMVVDILQTEDGKKALREIMHDEELKNLLVMESDSVKNAVNEALTSEESKKSWEKMFEDPEFVKNYAQTISDEQKNLMKDLMNDSQFQKQMIELLNNPEVTEQMLSVVKSQQFRAHLEETIQETLQSPIFQAKIEEILLKAAEEQSKSSGSSNESGQQGGSGESQSGSNSGSGGGGGG from the coding sequence ATGGTACGACGACATCTATGTATTGTACTCCTTAGCTTATCCTTCTTTATATTGTTAACCGCTTGTGGTGGCGGTGGTGGTAATAGTCAAAACGAAGGTGAATATGATACAACCAAAAAAATGGTTGTTGATATACTTCAAACCGAAGACGGTAAGAAAGCGCTCCGCGAGATTATGCATGATGAAGAGCTTAAAAACTTATTGGTAATGGAATCAGACAGCGTGAAAAATGCTGTTAATGAAGCTCTTACTTCAGAAGAAAGCAAAAAATCTTGGGAAAAAATGTTCGAAGATCCAGAGTTCGTTAAGAACTATGCGCAAACAATATCTGATGAACAAAAGAATTTAATGAAGGATCTCATGAACGACAGTCAATTTCAAAAACAAATGATTGAACTGTTAAATAATCCGGAAGTAACGGAGCAAATGCTATCTGTTGTAAAAAGCCAACAATTCCGTGCTCATTTAGAAGAAACGATTCAAGAGACCTTACAATCACCTATTTTCCAAGCTAAAATTGAAGAAATTCTACTCAAGGCTGCGGAAGAGCAAAGTAAATCAAGTGGTTCTTCAAATGAATCCGGTCAACAAGGCGGATCTGGAGAGTCTCAGTCTGGTTCCAATAGTGGTTCCGGCGGCGGGGGCGGCGGTTAA
- a CDS encoding YihY/virulence factor BrkB family protein: protein MKIKSNVQTFMTKFKDDDVPLLAASLAYYFLLSVFPLLVVAFAIIPYFNISPQDAIQFISSILPEELANTFQDNIVSLVETPRGGLLTVGILGTLWSASNGINAFIKVSNESYEVEETRSFIKTRAIAFGLTIAMIFAVITAIILPVFGDVILTMIMSTAGINASFEWILQISRFAISIAIITLLLLTLYRFAPNATLPVKHIIPGTLTASILWLIISFGFSIYVSNFGNYSNMYGSLGGVIILMIWFFLTGIILLIGGIINVMYHQKKTAEDPAYSHAADI from the coding sequence ATGAAGATAAAATCCAATGTGCAAACGTTTATGACTAAATTTAAAGATGATGATGTACCATTACTTGCAGCTTCATTAGCTTATTACTTTTTATTATCTGTTTTTCCATTACTGGTAGTAGCTTTTGCTATTATTCCTTATTTTAATATAAGTCCACAGGATGCAATACAATTTATTTCTTCTATACTACCTGAAGAGCTAGCGAACACGTTCCAAGATAATATCGTGAGCCTTGTAGAGACACCTCGTGGTGGCTTATTAACAGTTGGTATCTTGGGAACTTTATGGTCTGCTTCCAACGGAATTAATGCATTCATTAAAGTATCGAATGAATCCTACGAAGTAGAAGAAACTCGCTCATTTATAAAGACAAGAGCAATTGCCTTTGGACTTACTATTGCAATGATTTTTGCAGTTATTACAGCTATTATACTACCAGTTTTTGGGGATGTCATTCTAACAATGATTATGTCTACTGCTGGGATTAATGCATCGTTTGAATGGATTCTACAAATTTCACGTTTTGCAATTAGTATTGCAATAATTACACTATTATTGCTAACGCTATATCGTTTTGCACCAAATGCAACACTTCCAGTGAAACATATTATTCCTGGAACCTTAACAGCTAGTATCCTCTGGCTTATCATTTCATTCGGATTCTCTATTTATGTATCAAACTTTGGAAATTATTCAAATATGTATGGAAGTCTAGGCGGTGTCATCATTTTAATGATTTGGTTCTTCTTGACGGGGATAATCCTTCTTATTGGCGGTATTATTAATGTAATGTATCATCAGAAAAAAACAGCAGAAGATCCTGCGTATTCTCATGCAGCGGATATATAA
- the cwlD gene encoding N-acetylmuramoyl-L-alanine amidase CwlD, giving the protein MGRKKKIAFWLLGVFLLAYLLQYPINETNMTANQGWTLPLTGKTIVIDPGHGGPDGGAVGSDDTEEKDIALEVSKLIQSYLQQQGAVVYLTREQDKDLAAEDTSGLARRKSEDIRNRLKFIHDKEPDFFLSLHLNALPSTKWRGAQTFYYPTNGENKHLATMIQQEIIRNLENTNRSPLALNSMYLLKHAEVPGALVEIGFLSNVEERELLKDQDYQRKMAASIYEGILRYATEEPEREEETN; this is encoded by the coding sequence ATGGGAAGAAAAAAGAAAATTGCTTTTTGGCTATTAGGTGTATTTTTACTTGCGTACTTATTACAATACCCAATAAATGAGACAAATATGACAGCAAATCAAGGGTGGACGTTACCCCTTACCGGAAAAACAATTGTGATCGACCCTGGGCATGGTGGGCCTGACGGAGGAGCGGTTGGGTCCGATGATACAGAAGAGAAAGACATCGCTCTAGAAGTATCGAAACTTATTCAGTCTTATTTGCAACAACAAGGAGCAGTTGTTTATTTAACCCGGGAACAAGATAAAGATTTAGCTGCAGAAGACACAAGTGGACTAGCTCGAAGAAAATCCGAAGATATTCGAAATCGTTTGAAGTTTATTCACGACAAAGAGCCAGACTTTTTTTTATCCCTACATTTAAATGCATTACCCTCGACAAAATGGCGAGGTGCACAAACGTTTTATTATCCAACAAATGGTGAGAATAAGCATTTAGCCACGATGATTCAACAAGAAATCATACGAAATTTAGAAAACACAAATCGATCACCTTTAGCGTTAAATAGCATGTATTTACTAAAACATGCCGAAGTTCCGGGAGCTTTGGTGGAAATAGGGTTCTTATCTAATGTGGAGGAAAGAGAATTGTTAAAAGACCAAGATTATCAACGAAAAATGGCGGCAAGTATTTATGAGGGAATTTTACGATATGCGACAGAGGAGCCTGAAAGAGAAGAGGAAACAAACTGA
- a CDS encoding NAD(P)/FAD-dependent oxidoreductase — MEVFDVTIVGGGPAGLYSAFYSGLREMKTKIIDYQAELGGKVHIYPEKVIWDIGGLTPMSGENVIKQMVEQAMTFDPTVVLNEKVESIDKNEMGLFQLHTASGEIHYSKTIIVAVGGGILHPKRLNIEGAEKYEVTNLNYKITSLQRYKDKRVIISGGGNSAVDWANELVDIAKSVYLTYRKDVLSGHEAQVTKLMQSSAECYFNCSITKLISENNQSIEHVELTNHESGDILALPIDEVIINHGYDRDIDLLDNSPSLGIEIKDGYFVAGSPNSESSVPGIYAAGDILHHEGKLHLIAGAFQDAANAVNQAKKYIDPMANNFAMVSSHNEMFKERNEKIKASAATV; from the coding sequence ATGGAAGTCTTTGACGTTACGATTGTTGGTGGTGGTCCAGCTGGTTTATATTCTGCTTTTTATAGTGGTTTAAGAGAAATGAAAACAAAAATCATTGATTATCAGGCAGAATTAGGTGGAAAGGTGCATATTTATCCTGAGAAAGTCATTTGGGATATTGGTGGATTAACTCCAATGTCAGGTGAAAACGTGATAAAGCAAATGGTAGAACAAGCAATGACGTTTGATCCAACTGTTGTGTTAAATGAAAAAGTCGAATCCATTGATAAAAATGAGATGGGATTATTTCAATTACATACCGCATCTGGAGAGATTCATTATTCAAAGACAATCATTGTAGCAGTTGGTGGCGGCATTCTACACCCTAAAAGATTAAATATAGAAGGTGCAGAAAAATATGAAGTGACGAATCTAAACTATAAAATAACATCTTTACAACGTTACAAAGATAAACGAGTAATTATCTCTGGTGGCGGAAATTCTGCCGTTGACTGGGCAAACGAGCTAGTTGATATTGCGAAAAGTGTTTATCTGACATATCGTAAGGATGTTTTGTCCGGACATGAAGCACAAGTGACAAAACTAATGCAAAGTTCAGCGGAATGTTACTTTAATTGTTCAATCACAAAACTTATCTCTGAAAATAATCAGTCTATCGAACACGTGGAGTTAACTAATCATGAATCTGGAGATATCTTAGCCCTTCCAATTGATGAGGTCATCATAAATCATGGATATGACAGAGATATTGATTTGCTAGACAATAGTCCCTCCCTAGGAATAGAGATAAAAGATGGTTACTTTGTGGCGGGTTCGCCAAATAGCGAATCCTCCGTCCCTGGAATATATGCAGCTGGAGATATACTTCATCATGAAGGGAAGCTTCATTTAATTGCAGGTGCTTTTCAAGATGCTGCAAATGCAGTAAACCAAGCGAAAAAGTATATTGACCCAATGGCAAATAACTTTGCGATGGTATCTTCCCACAATGAAATGTTCAAAGAACGTAATGAAAAGATTAAAGCATCAGCTGCAACTGTATAA
- a CDS encoding HlyD family efflux transporter periplasmic adaptor subunit, which yields MRKYKKHILWFSITVFVVVNFVLVLFDKEEKIDRVSFVHSWTNSHEADLVEMLYKPGVIDVAGEEHIYFDTTSGVFQEFMVQEGDMVTSGEPLFSYEVQSYYETEVNLNQQVSQVEGELAAIQSAITQMEMFQIPEGATGTPSDVTLNEEELEIKFPQNTVEAELLRQQYLIEKENELSQKTAELQSLEAQLMELQSSGNVITVNSPFDGRISEIKDSLEDPVITIQDTTLQVDGEFTEEERTKVEAGLATQMEINELPIALEGTINEVSDHPKEVGLESASVYPFSVSIAEEDPEVLEALLPGYHAEIGIIMEEALSATTLFEDSIFTNHVWKLHTNGQLMKSPIETGLHVDEQVEVVQGVEVGDVVANQPSSQFRHEATFITPIQVKELSKSSFTWNQWARSFVTGILSR from the coding sequence ATGAGGAAATATAAGAAGCATATATTGTGGTTTTCGATTACTGTGTTTGTTGTAGTGAATTTTGTTCTCGTTTTATTTGATAAAGAAGAAAAAATAGATCGTGTATCATTTGTACATAGCTGGACAAATAGCCATGAGGCAGATCTTGTAGAAATGTTATATAAGCCTGGTGTGATTGACGTGGCCGGTGAAGAGCACATCTATTTTGATACAACCAGTGGTGTATTTCAAGAGTTTATGGTGCAGGAAGGGGATATGGTGACGAGTGGTGAGCCATTATTCTCCTATGAAGTCCAAAGTTATTATGAAACGGAAGTAAATTTGAATCAACAGGTGTCTCAAGTAGAAGGGGAACTTGCAGCTATACAGTCTGCTATCACACAAATGGAAATGTTTCAAATTCCTGAAGGTGCTACTGGTACACCAAGTGATGTGACACTAAATGAAGAAGAGCTTGAAATTAAATTCCCACAGAACACCGTAGAGGCAGAATTGTTACGGCAACAATACCTGATTGAAAAAGAAAACGAACTCTCTCAGAAAACAGCGGAATTACAGAGTCTAGAAGCACAGTTAATGGAATTACAATCATCTGGGAATGTAATCACTGTAAATAGTCCTTTTGATGGTCGAATAAGTGAGATAAAAGACAGTTTAGAAGATCCTGTAATTACCATACAAGATACAACACTTCAAGTTGATGGAGAATTTACGGAAGAAGAACGAACAAAGGTGGAGGCAGGACTTGCCACACAAATGGAAATAAATGAACTACCAATAGCGCTAGAGGGTACAATAAATGAAGTAAGTGATCACCCAAAAGAAGTAGGTTTAGAATCAGCAAGCGTGTACCCATTTTCCGTATCGATAGCGGAAGAGGATCCAGAAGTTTTAGAGGCACTGCTTCCGGGTTACCATGCTGAAATAGGAATTATCATGGAAGAAGCATTAAGTGCCACTACCTTATTTGAAGATTCGATTTTTACGAATCATGTATGGAAGTTGCATACGAATGGACAACTTATGAAGAGCCCAATTGAGACTGGGTTACATGTTGATGAACAAGTAGAAGTTGTACAGGGGGTAGAAGTTGGTGATGTTGTTGCGAATCAACCTTCTTCTCAATTCCGACATGAAGCTACATTCATTACTCCTATCCAAGTAAAAGAATTGTCGAAGTCATCTTTTACTTGGAATCAATGGGCAAGAAGCTTTGTTACAGGTATATTATCAAGATAA